A region from the Branchiostoma floridae strain S238N-H82 chromosome 9, Bfl_VNyyK, whole genome shotgun sequence genome encodes:
- the LOC118423521 gene encoding kelch repeat and BTB domain-containing protein 8-like isoform X1 translates to MNVTNDEHPKTVLHGLNGLREQAELTDVVLEVEGRSFPCHRAVLASCSPYFRGMFTSGYAEARQERISIQGVSEVAMATILGYAYTGCLQMEPDQVQAVMSAARLLQVDFVCCKAAEYMKNHLDVSNCADVLMYADMMGDQALMESCRTYIASRSV, encoded by the exons ATGAACGTAACGAACGATGAACACCCCAAGACAGTTCTCCATGGCCTTAACGGACTAAGGGAGCAGGCAGAGCTGACTGACGTGGTTCTGGAAGTCGAAGGGAGAAG TTTCCCCTGCCATCGTGCCGTCCTGGCCTCCTGCAGTCCCTACTTCCGTGGCATGTTCACCAGCGGCTACGCGGAGGCCAGACAGGAGAGGATCAGCATCCAGGGTGTGagtgaggtagccatggcaaccatcCTGGGGTATGCCTACACTGGCTGCCTTCAGATGGAGCCAGACCAGGTCCAGGCTGTGATGTCTGCAGCCAGACTGCTACAG GTTGATTTTGTATGCTGTAAGGCTGCAGAATACATGAAAAACCACCTGGACGTGTCCAACTGTGCAGATGTGTTGATGTATGCTGACATGATGGGGGACCAGGCTCTAATGGAGTCCTGTAGGACGTACATCGCATCCAGGTCAGTCTAG
- the LOC118422394 gene encoding kelch repeat and BTB domain-containing protein 2-like has product MTNSEDDVVHAALRWIEVEKERLQNLPVLCSSFRHSFISREILTELESKRPSTDIKLVYSDSTAQRLGQTRTEMQIFVRRDWLEIASPYSAPCYDPSSSKLYKMNLPDRLSMTNVSMVATPDNELYLAGHIKSDRKLSFQEAMNDPQLQKAFYQYNHLLNAWESRCEMISPRKKCSLVCLKGYIYAVGGDARNTVELYNRSCDKWTSIAPLPHNMDSPCAVCLDDSIYVLSGKDCYCFSPTENTWNKVADTLGHPMDRQVVIYERRIYSLVRRYETEAFVQKYSPEEGTWTPSGNGMRFICDYAMLLVYDSILYLITVPVSDERYSTHWTLLQKRDWPPINLYKYQKSNDSWSKQDRKDSMVPPISRWMGAGSDTCAECVCLVAPMVPTALGDASSFQDNEEFMEGSSFQDNHLYLYGAELDMYGGEGENSSTGSFDHGIMLDELEDSTTDQETSDGEEDREVGNEDGDT; this is encoded by the exons ATGACCAACTCAGAAGACGACGTTGTGCATGCAGCTCTAAGGTGGATTGAGGTTGagaaagaacgcttgcagaacCTTCCTGTCCTCTGCAGTTCCTTCCGTCATTCCTTTATTAGCAGGGAAATTCTCACAGAGCTTGAGAGCAAGCGTCCGTCAACAGACATCAAGTTGGTATACAGCGACAGCACCGCCCAGCGGTTAGGACAGACACGTACTGAGATGCAGATTTTTGTTAGGCGCGACTGGCTGGAGATTGCTTCCCCTTATTCTGCTCCATGCTACGACCCTTCGAGTAGCAAGTTGTACAAGATGAATCTTCCTGACCGCTTGTCAATGACTAACGTTTCAATGGTAGCAACTCCGGATAACGAACTTTACTTGGCAGGACACATAAAAAGTGATAGGAAGTTGAGTTTTCAGGAAGCCATGAACGATCCACAGTTGCAGAAGGCCTTCTACCAATACAATCACCTGCTGAATGCCTGGGAATCCAGATGTGAGATGATTTCACCAAGAAAAAA ATGTAGTCTGGTGTGTCTGAAGGGGTACATCTATGCCGTTGGTGGGGACGCCAGAAATACAGTAGAGCTGTACAACCGAAGCTGTGACAAGTGGACATCAATAGCACCCCTCCCTCATAATATGGACTCTCCTTGTGCTGTGTGCCTGGATGACAGCATCTATGTGCTAAGTGGGAAAGATTGCTACTGCTTCAGCCCCACAGAGAACACGTGGAATAAAGTTGCAGACACGCTCGGACACCCGATGGACCGACAGGTTGTCATATATGAGCGGCGCATCTACAGCCTTGTGCGGAGGTACGAGACTGAGGCATTTGTACAGAAGTACAGCCCTGAAGAAGGTACATGGACACCTTCTGGTAATGGCATGCGTTTTATCTGCGACTATGCAATGCTGTTAGTGTATGACAGTATCCTGTACCTTATCACAGTACCTGTTTCAGATGAGCGTTACAGTACCCACTGGACATTGCTGCAAAAGAGAGATTGGCCTCCGATTAACCTGTATAAGTACCAGAAATCGAATGACTCTTGGTCGAAGCAGGACAGGAAAGACAGCATGGTTCCACCCATCTCACGGTGGATGGGCGCTGGGAGTGACACCTGCGCAGAATGCGTATGCCTGGTGGCGCCGATGGTACCAACCGCTCTGGGAGATGCAAGTTCATTCCAGGACAACGAGGAATTCATGGAAGGAAGTTCATTCCAGGACAACCATTTATATTTATATGGAGCTGAACTGGACATGTATGGAGGGGAGGGTGAGAACTCTTCCACAGGTTCCTTTGACCATGGAATTATGTTAGACGAGCTTGAGGACAGCACTACAGACCAGGAGACTTCTGATGGTGAAGAAGACAGGGAGGTTGGAAATGAAGATGGGGACACCTGA
- the LOC118422308 gene encoding complement component C7-like encodes MFLLVSLPQLYPLSELVAGVSLASLKKVHLEQALVQYLNEFHPCKCAPCQNNGKAVLIGTTCECVCQNGTYGESCEKVIDSVFGIPLVKVDVDGSWSCWTGWSVCSAYCDGGKSYRQRFCDNPYNSSRGQFCMGDENDSKTCNVFPCDGPGTTLFPGAPPTSAPQTGEKIVTVSVLAVVACLAVIGPVLAFRFGWRRRRLESYASLSDTTPIVKA; translated from the exons atgtttctcTTGGTATCTTTACCTCAGCTTTATCCACTGTCGGAACTTGTTGCTGGCGTGTCACTGGCATCCTTGAAGAAGGTCCACCTGGAGCAAGCCCTGGTGCAGTACCTGAACGAGTTCCACCCGTGCAAGTGCGCCCCCTGTCAGAACAACGGCAAGGCGGTGCTGATTGGGACTACCTGCGAGTGCGTCTGTCAGAATGGGACGTATGGCGAGTCCTGTGAGAAAGTGATTGACTCCGTCTTCG GTATCCCTCTAGTAAAAGTCGACGTTGACGGGAGCTGGAGCTGCTGGACCGGCTGGTCGGTCTGCTCGGCTTATTGCGACGGCGGGAAGAGCTATAGGCAACGCTTCTGCGACAACCCGTATAACTCCAGCAGGGGCCAGTTCTGCATGGGGGACGAAAATGACTCCAAAACCTGCAATGTCTTCCCCTGTGACGGGCCTG GTACCACGCTGTTCCCGGGGGCTCCCCCTACCTCAGCGCCGCAGACTGGTGAGAAGATCGTGACTGTGTCCGTACTGGCCGTAGTCGCCTGCCTGGCTGTGATCGGGCCCGTGCTGGCCTTCCGATTCggctggaggaggaggaggctggaATCTTACGCCAGCCTGAGCGACACTACGCCGATTGTGAAAGCCTAG
- the LOC118423521 gene encoding kelch repeat and BTB domain-containing protein 8-like isoform X2, with translation MNVTNDEHPKTVLHGLNGLREQAELTDVVLEVEGRSFPCHRAVLASCSPYFRGMFTSGYAEARQERISIQGVSEVAMATILGYAYTGCLQMEPDQVQAVMSAARLLQAAEYMKNHLDVSNCADVLMYADMMGDQALMESCRTYIASRSV, from the exons ATGAACGTAACGAACGATGAACACCCCAAGACAGTTCTCCATGGCCTTAACGGACTAAGGGAGCAGGCAGAGCTGACTGACGTGGTTCTGGAAGTCGAAGGGAGAAG TTTCCCCTGCCATCGTGCCGTCCTGGCCTCCTGCAGTCCCTACTTCCGTGGCATGTTCACCAGCGGCTACGCGGAGGCCAGACAGGAGAGGATCAGCATCCAGGGTGTGagtgaggtagccatggcaaccatcCTGGGGTATGCCTACACTGGCTGCCTTCAGATGGAGCCAGACCAGGTCCAGGCTGTGATGTCTGCAGCCAGACTGCTACAG GCTGCAGAATACATGAAAAACCACCTGGACGTGTCCAACTGTGCAGATGTGTTGATGTATGCTGACATGATGGGGGACCAGGCTCTAATGGAGTCCTGTAGGACGTACATCGCATCCAGGTCAGTCTAG